One genomic window of Arachis hypogaea cultivar Tifrunner chromosome 8, arahy.Tifrunner.gnm2.J5K5, whole genome shotgun sequence includes the following:
- the LOC112707751 gene encoding RING-H2 finger protein ATL7 produces the protein MSQGYYSESYPSSSSSSSSDSGSDISDAAAASAELKLYRAFIFSAPIFFTFILLFLFYVFYLRPRRVDWSSLRMRPFAFAHDSNTNTISTWDIGLKKELREMLPIIVYKESFSVKDTQCSVCLLDYQAEDKLQQIPACGHTFHMSCIDLWLSSHSTCPLCRLSLLASAKSSTEPSHTQVDGPQSNEETQTIESSELRATSHVETTVSQNVSGEVAIAAHCIDVEGQHGQNNQ, from the exons ATGTCTCAAGGCTATTACTCAGAGTCatacccttcttcttcttcttcttcttcttctgattctgGATCTGATATTTCAGATGCTGCTGCTGCTTCAGCTGAACTGAAGCTCTATCGAGCATTCATTTTCTCAGCACCAAtattcttcactttcattcttctcttcctcttttaTGTCTTCTATCTTCGACCCAGAAGGGTTGATTGGTCCTCCCTTAGGATGAGACCCTTTGCTTTTGCTCATGACTCCAACACCAACACCATCTCCACG TGGGATATTGGGTTGAAGAAAGAATTGAGAGAGATGCTGCCTATTATTGTGTATAAGGAAAGCTTCTCTGTCAAAGATACCCA ATGCTCAGTGTGCCTTTTGGACTACCAAGCAGAGGATAAGCTTCAACAGATACCTGCATGTGGCCATACATTTCACATGAGCTGCATTGATCTTTGGCTGTCCAGCCACAGCACCTGCCCTCTCTGCCGCTTGTCCCTATTAGCATCGGCTAAATCTTCAACGGAGCCATCCCACACACAGGTTGAT GGGCCACAGAGCAATGAGGAAACACAGACCATAGAATCATCAGAGTTGAGAGCTACTAGTCATGTAGAAACCACTGTTTCCCAGAATGTCTCAGGAGAGGTTGCAATTGCCGCTCACTGTATCGATGTTGAAGGACAACATGGACAAAACAATCAGTAG
- the LOC112707749 gene encoding uncharacterized Rho GTPase-activating protein At5g61530, whose amino-acid sequence MPSIISPQWQDKASGFFSSSGVKLKEARESAGTFVGEVTKDTKSNVAEVAGRVGTMVKSRWALLQQPSTKHAVQDRLISAAATTGSFLRRSISGTKDKVAVGKTKVEEVAKKTAQKSKTILTDIERWQKGVASTDVFGVPIEVTVQRQDSSRPVPQILVKCADYLIVSGLNSPYLFKSDGDKKVIRQLVSLYNLDSNSSIPEGTNPIDVAALAKCYLASLPEPLTTFELYDEIKASLSNIYSMRNILKKLPSVNYMTLEFVTALLLRVSQKSLLNKMDTRTLAMEMAPVVMWQDGQRPDFYKQYWNQVSKSPSKKGLDEPAGSYGAWDLLADDDEAIDASSPIPLDDGAPVDFGAIEVVQLLIEHHNAIFTDANETVWR is encoded by the exons ATGCCTTCTATCATCTCTCCTCAGTGGCAAGATAAGGCCTCTGGTTTCTTTTCTTCCTCAG GGGTCAAGCTCAAAGAAGCAAGGGAATCAGCTGGAACATTTGTTGGTGAGGTCACAAAGGATACAAAGAGTAATGTTGCTGAAGTGGCAGGGCGAGTTGGAACTATGGTCAAAAGCCGGTGGGCACTTCTTCAGCAGCCGTCAACAAAACATGCCGTACAGGATCGATTGATATCGGCTGCAGCTACAACTGGTTCGTTTCTAAGGAGAAGCATATCGGGGACAAAAGATAAGGTGGCTGTGGGAAAAACAAAGGTTGAAGAG GTGGCCAAAAAAACAGCACAAAAAAGCAAGACTATCTTGACAGACATTGAAAGATGGCAGAAG GGAGTTGCAAGTACTGATG TGTTTGGAGTTCCTATTGAGGTTACTGTACAGAGACAAGATAGCAGCAGGCCTGTTCCTCAGATATTGGTCAAATGTGCAGATTATCTTATAGTTTCAG GATTGAATTCACCATATCTCTTCAAATCTGATGGAGATAAAAAGGTTATCCGGCAGTTGGTTTCTCTGTACAACCTAG ATTCAAATTCTTCAATCCCAGAAGGCACAAATCCAATTGATGTGGCAGCTCTTGCAAAATGTTACCTTGCCAGCCTTCCTGAGCCTCTTACCACTTTTGAGCTTTACGATGAAATAAAAGCTTCTCTATCCAATATATATTCCATGAGAAACATCCTCAAGAAGCTTCCCAGTGTAAACTACATGACTCTGGAGTTTGTAACAGCACTTTTGCTCCGGGTTAGCCAGAAGTCACTTCTCAATAAG ATGGATACTCGGACCCTTGCAATGGAAATGGCACCCGTTGTCATGTGGCAAGATGGACAGAGACCTGATTTTTATAAACAATACTGGAACCAAGTGTCTAAAAGCCCTTCCAAAAAAGGCTTGGATGAACCAGCTGGTTCATATGGTGCTTGGGACTTACTTGCTG ATGATGATGAAGCCATAGATGCATCCTCTCCTATTCCattggatgatggtgcaccaGTTGACTTTGGTGCAATTGAGGTTGTTCAGTTGCTTATAGAACATCATAATGCAATTTTCACAGATGCAAATGAGACAGTCTGGAGATGA
- the LOC112705418 gene encoding transcription factor DUO1-like has protein sequence MERGFDRRYIKKGPWSREEDEVLQEHVNKYGARDWSSIRSKGLLPRTGKSCRLRWVNKLRPNLKIGCKFTEEEEKLVIELQGQFGNKWAKIATYLEGRTDNDVKNFWSSRRKRIERMLRKPSITSSKMQNKNKEKVPLSQVQFEEDISCSSNKPEENIPCGNYLPYYTAPYMGNTEEFKMVNLPDLTKPNHQNLESDINTSSQAFEATPLHVVPSFESSTTEYTFPQIPNEPQLEFPVFPEPIDDPYFFDMLEQKSVQNKIGTTVGLDGKPQNESAKCFFEDIPTEIFEYFDHTPTSSDQ, from the exons ATGGAGAGAGGGTTTGATAGAAGGTACATAAAGAAAGGACCATGGAGCAGAGAGGAAGATGAGGTGCTCCAGGAGCATGTTAACAAGTATGGTGCAAGGGATTGGAGCTCCATTCGATCCAAAGGCTTGTTGCCTCGAACTGGAAAATCTTGTCGCCTTCGATGGGTTAACAAGCTTAGACCAAACTTGAAGAT AGGGTGCAAGTTTACGGAAGAAGAGGAGAAGTTGGTAATAGAGTTACAAGGGCAATTTGGGAACAAATGGGCAAAAATTGCTACATATTTGGAAGGAAGAACAGACAACGATGTAAAGAATTTCTGGAGCAGTAGGAGAAAGAGGATAGAGAGGATGTTGCGGAAGCCATCAATAACTTCGTCAAAGatgcaaaacaaaaacaaagaaaaagtccctCTTAGTCAAGTACAATTTGAAGAG GATATTTCATGCAGCTCCAATAAGCCAGAGGAAAATATCCCCTGTGGAAACTACCTTCCTTATTACACTGCTCCCTACATGGGAAACACTGAAGAGTTCAAAATGGTCAACCTACCAGATTTGACAAAACCAAACCACCAAAATTTGGAAAGTGACATCAACACTTCTTCTCAGGCTTTTGAGGCCACCCCACTCCATGTGGTACCTTCTTTTGAGTCTTCAACAACAGAGTACACATTTCCTCAAATCCCAAATGAACCACAACTGGAATTTCCAGTGTTTCCAGAACCAATTGATGACCCTTACTTCTTTGATATGCTTGAGCAAAAAAGTGTTCAGAACAAGATTGGAACAACTGTTGGATTGGATGGAAAGCCTCAAAATGAAAGTGCTAAGTGCTTCTTTGAGGACATCCCAACTGAGATCTTTGAATACTTTGACCATACTCCAACTTCATCAGACCAATAA